A segment of the Pseudomonadota bacterium genome:
CCGGGGCGACTACCTGTGGAACCTCATCTTCCAAAACAAAGACATCTGATGGACAGACATCCACACAGGTACCGCAACTGGAACATTTTTCCCTGTCAATAACCGGATACATGCGCTCATAACTACCCAAATACTGCTTTTTTGTCAATCCCTATATCCATATTACCGTGATCTTCATTCCCCGATTATCTCCCTAATATCATTAGAGATATTATGAATATCGAAATATTTATCCATCCCCTTCA
Coding sequences within it:
- a CDS encoding ferredoxin family protein encodes the protein MTKKQYLGSYERMYPVIDREKCSSCGTCVDVCPSDVFVLEDEVPQVVAPEECIECSACVDNCPVDAVILID